A genomic segment from Mobula birostris isolate sMobBir1 chromosome 31, sMobBir1.hap1, whole genome shotgun sequence encodes:
- the mn1b gene encoding transcriptional activator MN1 isoform X3 translates to MFGLNQFSRSGGQGAERNFGQAALDMSGHYKGPGFPGGGGSAMGEQGINALSEPPMLGLGMNPALGGEQYAFHTRGHSELHGAGAMPQPPPPPQPQPPPPPPPPQPQAQPQPSAAHAYFPNGHHHHHPHAHHHFSGSFCGSEPGPSCLHGGRLLGAPGYSSNPLSGQQPAFGETYDPMAENQGGGGGEAFGQQQQQQQQQQPAPGRSGNLTDYHQHHTPSSNHTPCLPLDQSPNRAASFHGLPTSSSSEAHGLEQRRLQTQPPVDSMEYNYPSDPPFDMPVFSSSESGAQLPHYGGPGRQVPSSNFPGSPALPRAPGMVSVGKVHPPQQHGAFYERFGNARKMSVGMEPGVAARNPLMQQQAGLLARQNSCPPAIPRQQQAEASAPNSSVQDNGPMLQNQHAPFEYPIQRLENRNVHPYSEPMFNIQHQANQRLQHFDAPYLNVAKRPRFDFASNHSVDSCATWSGNSLHNASLENHLSPSAYPGLPNEFSPPGPEGFPHGPPLQHPGTDQQSLQQRQNMLIMFKQMVSRNQRHRMRQSDLQHLGHHGDVNQNSMAHNSQVGTLSQPNFERESGGRMSNFDPQNPPMAQENSWFAGPHPSGDLLQRRLGGSAVATDGSPHESVQMNLPQNGSNMLFRTGGNGLGMQESMRMPGEGHVQGLHSPGMHSQFGSNMGNVSQMQSPSAGIGLPNTSTDRRGGPDFPGPQIGGQPGFPFGGPSRSANPHNNAAGVPPSPGSYPAQNEFQPNQRPSMSKIGSLSLGSFSKPGAKDSTIYGQSCLAALSTACQNMIASLGAPNLNVTFNKKNQNEGKRKLSQTEQDGGSGGPSSGGGAGVGGVGGASTGSSGNGPEYFQSNTPQSNQMGVSGNGSGKLAAPAAQNCTQGQNQPTPPECNLSPNYGLEAVPTESKGQAGRGRGRRKRDSGHVSPGNFFDKYSAENVNPVVSPGQQGQSSLGGDRGGTPQDKSLTSPSWAKGNDLLLPDQPDLMSSLDSGIQSVTKSDGSSPQVDFSDDVSNNYANEDEVSSSSDNNLSKSTRLMTSSPKLQRVEHGLKQMGHAMLNAHPNSNTTSNAGAVADSFGLSSSGSGHPGTPGMEQVRTPTSTSAQDEIHPLEILQAQIQLQRQQFSISEDQPLAMKNKKVECPGQNGDTELAACGTDNGKAAISTIDIESLMAEHNSTWYMPSDKAMMDPQDEDKQMAPWEKAKPASSNKEDAAWPAEFLQHFVCVAWE, encoded by the coding sequence AGGAGCGGAGAGAAACTTCGGCCAAGCTGCCTTGGATATGTCGGGGCATTACAAGGGCCCGGGTTTCCCCGGCGGGGGTGGCAGTGCCATGGGAGAGCAGGGGATCAACGCCCTGAGCGAGCCCCCGATGCTGGGGCTGGGCATGAACCCGGCTTTGGGCGGTGAGCAGTACGCCTTCCACACCCGGGGCCACTCGGAGCTGCACGGGGCCGGGGCCATGCCCCAGCCGCCGCCTCCCCCCCAGCCGCAgcctcctccacctcctcctcccccccagcCCCAGGCTCAACCCCAGCCCTCGGCAGCCCACGCCTACTTCCCCAACGGGCACCACCATCACCACCCGCACGCCCACCACCACTTCAGCGGTAGCTTCTGCGGATCTGAACCCGGTCCTTCCTGCCTCCACGGGGGGCGGCTCCTGGGGGCGCCCGGCTACAGCAGTAACCCTTTGAGCGGACAGCAGCCTGCCTTCGGAGAAACTTACGACCCCATGGCCGAGAACCAAGGTGGCGGGGGAGGCGAGGCGTTTGGACAACAGcaacaacagcagcagcagcagcagcccgCCCCAGGGAGATCAGGGAACCTGACGGACTACCACCAGCACCATACCCCGTCATCTAATCACACGCCTTGTCTACCTCTGGACCAGTCCCCCAACCGCGCTGCCTCTTTCCATGGTCTTCCAACCTCTTCCTCATCCGAGGCACACGGACTGGAGCAGAGGCGCCTGCAGACCCAGCCGCCTGTGGACTCGATGGAATACAACTACCCGAGCGACCCTCCCTTTGACATGCCGGTCTTTTCCTCCTCGGAGTCCGGCGCACAACTCCCTCACTACGGCGGCCCCGGCAGGCAGGTGCCCAGCAGTAACTTTCCCGGCAGCCCCGCCTTGCCCAGGGCGCCGGGCATGGTGAGCGTGGGGAAAGTCCACCCTCCACAGCAGCATGGTGCGTTTTACGAGAGGTTTGGGAATGCTCGGAAGATGTCTGTGGGCATGGAGCCCGGGGTCGCTGCCAGGAATCCTCTAATGCAGCAACAGGCGGGTCTGCTTGCACGGCAGAACTCTTGCCCCCCAGCGATACCTAGGCAACAGCAAGCGGAGGCCAGCGCTCCTAACTCCAGCGTGCAGGACAATGGGCCGATGCTGCAGAATCAGCACGCTCCGTTTGAATACCCGATTCAGAGACTTGAGAACAGAAATGTCCACCCTTACAGCGAGCCAATGTTCAACATTCAACATCAGGCTAACCAGAGGCTGCAGCATTTTGACGCCCCGTACCTCAACGTGGCGAAGCGGCCCAGGTTTGACTTTGCCAGTAACCACAGCGTGGACAGTTGTGCGACTTGGAGTGGTAACAGTTTGCATAACGCGAGTTTGGAAAACCATTTGTCGCCGTCTGCCTACCCCGGACTGCCCAATGAGTTTTCACCCCCTGGCCCAGAAGGCTTCCCCCACGGTCCCCCTCTTCAGCACCCGGGGACCGACCAGCAGTCCTTACAGCAGCGCCAGAACATGCTGATAATGTTTAAGCAAATGGTGTCGCGGAACCAGCGGCACCGAATGAGGCAATCCGATCTCCAGCATCTGGGCCACCATGGAGATGTCAATCAAAACAGCATGGCGCACAACAGCCAAGTGGGAACGCTGTCCCAGCCGAACTTTGAGCGGGAAAGCGGCGGCAGGATGTCGAATTTTGATCCTCAGAATCCACCCATGGCCCAGGAGAACTCGTGGTTTGCGGGCCCGCACCCTTCTGGGGACCTGCTGCAGAGAAGGCTCGGTGGGTCCGCTGTGGCTACTGACGGCAGCCCCCACGAATCTGTCCAGATGAACCTGCCGCAGAATGGGTCAAATATGTTATTCAGGACAGGTGGGAACGGACTGGGTATGCAGGAGTCAATGAGAATGCCAGGCGAGGGACATGTACAGGGTTTGCACTCTCCTGGGATGCACTCTCAGTTTGGCAGCAATATGGGCAATGTCTCTCAAATGCAGTCCCCCAGTGCGGGCATCGGCCTGCCTAACACCTCAACCGATAGAAGAGGAGGCCCCGACTTCCCTGGGCCCCAAATTGGCGGGCAGCCGGGCTTTCCGTTTGGGGGCCCAAGTAGATCCGCTAACCCGCACAACAACGCAGCGGGCGTACCTCCATCCCCCGGCAGTTACCCGGCCCAGAACGAATTCCAGCCCAACCAGCGCCCCTCCATGAGCAAGATCGGCTCCCTGTCCTTGGGCTCCTTCAGTAAGCCGGGTGCTAAGGACAGCACCATTTATGGTCAGAGTTGCCTCGCCGCCCTCTCCACTGCCTGCCAGAACATGATTGCGAGTCTGGGAGCCCCGAATCTCAATGTCACATTCAACAAGAAAAACCAGAACGAAGGGAAACGCAAACTTAGTCAAACCGAGCAGGATGGTGGGAGCGGAGGCCCGAGCAGCGGTGGTGGGGCCGGTGTTGGGGGCGTCGGTGGCGCCTCCACTGGGAGCTCTGGGAACGGTCCCGAATACTTCCAGAGCAACACGCCTCAAAGCAACCAGATGGGGGTATCCGGTAACGGGAGCGGCAAACTGGCCGCCCCAGcggcccaaaactgcacgcaggGCCAGAACCAGCCCACACCGCCCGAATGCAACCTCTCCCCAAACTATGGGCTGGAGGCCGTTCCAACTGAGAGCAAAGGACAGgccgggagagggagagggaggaggaaaaGAGACAGTGGCCACGTTAGCCCAGGGAACTTCTTTGACAAGTATTCAGCGGAGAATGTGAATCCAGTGGTCAGTCCCGGGCAACAGGGTCAGTCCTCACTCGGCGGAGATCGAGGTGGGACCCCGCAGGATAAGTCCCTCACCTCGCCATCCTGGGCTAAGGGGAATGACCTGCTACTCCCAGACCAACCCGACCTCATGTCTTCCCTGGACAGTGGGATTCAAAGCGTGACAAAGTCCGATGGCAGTTCACCCCAGGTCGACTTCTCGGACGATGTCAGCAACAATTATGCGAACGAGGACGAGGTGTCATCGAGTTCTGACAACAACCTATCCAAATCCACGCGGTTAATGACCAGTTCCCCCAAACTGCAACGGGTTGAGCACGGCCTGAAACAGATGGGTCACGCCATGCTCAATGCACATCCCAACAGCAACACTACCTCTAATGCGGGCGCTGTCGCTGACAGCTTCGGGCTCAGCAGCAGCGGGAGTGGGCACCCGGGCACTCCCGGGATGGAGCAGGTCCGAACTCCAACCAGCACGTCAGCGCAGGACGAGATTCACCCGCTGGAAATCCTGCAAGCACAGATCCAGCTGCAGCGGCAACAGTTCAGCATATCCGAAGACCAGCCCCTCGCAATGAAGAACAAAAAGGTCGAGTGCCCCGGTCAGAACGGGGACACAGAACTGGCCGCTTGCGGCACGGACAATGGCAAAGCTGCCATCAGCACGATAGACATTGAGTCACTGATGGCAGAGCATAACTCTACCTGGTACATGCCTAGCGACAAGGCCATGATGGATCCACAGGATGAAGACAAGCAAATGGCACCTTGGGAAAAGGCCAAACCCGCAAGTTCCAACAAAGAAG